The DNA window ttgaatgtaataatataaaatttcattatatttcaTTGACCTTATTTATGTTCTTTTATTTCATTGAGACAAAACTGAACTTCCCATCCCTTATCCTATCATATCCCATTCCATCTCAACCCATCCTTTATTTACTATTATCTCTTTATGGAGGAACAccatgtatattatattataaaaataataataaattaaattttatataatatataatgtaataaactaaaaataaataaattatattattataaaaaaataaattacaaaactcttataaaatataaaaaatatatatttgtaagattatttaactaattttattaattaatgtttaagatagaagatataaatataaatataaatatcatctcattttaatttacaaaaattcaTTACCGAAACATTTTAAATGGAAAACGCCTAACTATAATTGAAACCCTAAAAACAACATTGAATCCCCTGTCTTCCCATGTTCCAATAATTGGTTCATTTCTTATGTTTGTGATTGATATTTGATAGTggatttttatatcattttgtttATAGTTTATCGTAATAGATTTTGTAGGTCCtattaagaataattaataactaatcttgtcataattataaaaactaataaaatgatttcagcactttaaaaacaataaacttaTGAAATGGTTATTaaggtaatttttgtaaaatttggtttagaaaaatagtttatttgcGTGTAAACTTATAATACTAAACAACCAAGTTAGAATATTATGCACGTTTAGTGAAGGTTTGATTCAGTTTTTTTTGTTCTCAAAATGATTGTACCTGAAACTTATCtaagaattataattaaggTAGATAATTTTAGTAGGAtaagaaattttgaataaaacaagtaaataacatgtgttttatattattattatttttttttttttaaaattatgaaatcaaataataaattaaattaataaataaaataggagATCAAAGATATGTCACATTTTCCCAACCTAGCctatatatttttgttcataCTAATTGAATccgtttttttaattaagaaaaactaGCATCACATTCCATTGACTTTTTGCttcaattcaaaacatttataaagaaatcataCTTTTACCACTATTAACCATAAACTagtcactattttttttaaactatcttTTTCAATTCATTCTTGAAGAGGCATAATAATGCTTCCTACAAACCATAAAATAGAAAGCATTAACCAAACTAAGGCCCGCAAGAACCCAATGATAGTAATCATAGTGACCCTTGTTAATATTACTAGAGACCCAACTCTCATTTCCTCCTTCTTTAGTAATCCCATCAATGGTAGTCATTATAAAGCTAGCTAATATTCCACCTAAACCAATTGAAATGGTGGAGAGATTAGTCGCAATGCTAGCCAAACCCTTAGGCAACTCACAAATATACAGCTCCGTCTGAGCGACCATATTTAGTGCCTCCGCCACACCCATCAACACGTATTGAGGCACTAGCCAAAACACCGACATTGGAACCATACCTTTCGGATTATTCACAAGCCCTTCTCTTATTGCAACAGATCGCCTCACACCCTCTACATTAGCTCCCACAACCATGGATAAGAATGACAAGAATATCCCTATTCCCATCCTAGTGATGGGGCTCAAACGTGCAGGCCTTCCTAGAATATAAGATGCGACTGGAATGAGTATGCGGTCATATACCAATATCCAAGCCACCAAGGAAATGATAGTGAATATGGAGAAGGTTGCTGCTGGTATTTGAAAAGTTTGTGTGATGTATCTGTCCATTGAACCGGCTTGCAAAATTGGGAATGAGGGTTGACTGATATTTACCGACAGGAGGATCCCTGTGGACCAAAGAGGGATTAACATGATTAGTTTCTTCAAGGCTTCCACTTGATCCACAGTGCAAAGTCTCCATGGATTTAAAGCATTTCCGTTTGGACTAATGTCTTCTTCATTTGGATCTTCGATCATACATGATTTGTTCAAAAACCTAGTCCAAGAACCAATCATTAATGAGAACCAAATCAATTGCATGTAGACAATAGAATGAACTAATCATAAATGTGTACCTTATTTTTTCGCTAGGAACCACTAGTATTGGATCCATATCGTGGTGATACAACAAATCCTTTTCATTTGATGGAAACGATAGATTTCTCTTCTTGAAAGAAGCTACTATCACTTGAATAAACCCTGTGATCAAGCTTGAATTCGGCTTTGATTTCACATATAAAGAGGAAGCCAAGAAGAAagtgttgggttttgggctcatatttaattagagtttatatattgtaattgggctttaagcctttattgggcttaggagtagtagtttagtcttttggcttttgatgtactcctataaatagagacattgtaacctagggttacttggaccattattccatggaatatcaatagaatggacgactccccgaggatgtaggcattgttggccgaacctcgttatatcttgtgttctttattattctttaccactttatctttatatcttcttttattgcgtgtttagattagattgtttctcaacaagtggtatcagagcatgttttgagaatgtttaacctaatctatttgtgaagatatgacggaaaccctaaccaccattgaagaagttgtttgatatttgtgcttttgttgaagatgGCTATTGGAGAAACGACATTGGTTGCAGAAGAATTAGCCgctgtgaagatttgagtcggAATCTTCAATTGCTAACAAGATGTCAACGGTCGTTAAAGTAATTCTTATTTTTAGGTGATGTTgtcttgagaagaagagagaagaagacaatggTCTTTTGTTCTTCTTGAAGGCGCCAATGGGTGCAGGTGACGAAAAGTCGTCGTGTAAGCAACAACACCAGAATGAAGAAAATGAGGTATattcttttgacttattttaatttgggacatatggtctattaaaatatacaaaaggaaaaaaatatatatctccagatatatctatatatatattccatataaatagatattatattatgatataatataatatatagagagaagcCAAGAATCTTTGAAGCGTTCAACAAATAAGACTTtttcaactaagactttttatttaagtcttgtttgatttcataaaataggtttaagacctatttgattccaattttcacaagtaagccttgtttgattttaatcaaactcTCAAAGCTTTGtatgctttgatcttggatttgtattgagacttgtttgacttgaatttctcaaatatGGAGATTTGTGTTTATCttctaagagatttgatattcgtcaatggggagattgaaaattggagttgaaaaagaaggtggagtgcTTATTCGATGTTGCAGATTGTGGAAGACAgttgatgcaacatgtaaagggttttctgattaaaGCGGGTggctttaatgtttgtttgcaagAGTGTGGTTTAGATATGTGTGTTTAAAGGCCGaatttggatttgcatcaaACCTTGTGAGTAGGTTTTGATTGGCAATATCCGGTAAGTGCTGGtgcgaagttgtcaagtgggtgttgatgcctcaagggttctaccaagaatgataatttctaaggtatgaattgagggtgcactaatcatatatatggtttgttagattctttctatgcaggattttgctagaagaatgtggagaacaaacgatacatcttcatgcttattgaaaattagttggaggttttattataaccgattgttgtcttggcatacatgggtgacattatttcactatggcgagggctttgacttgaagaaattctcggctgaaataagtttggagagatttttctttggaaaccggttattgaagaagtcaaattaaaagaggggtagagagaaaatctagtAGTAGATTTTCGCCTACAGCCGCACAGGGTTCATCAAACTGACGATCAGAGATTCAAACAGAGTCCGATTGCGCTGAGATTTTTTCGAGagggttggtaactcattcctctacattttcaacggtcggatcaaggtttggacgtctcgaagtttgtttttctggggcttaaagtgtctgcctaattttaattttatttgacttatttgggaccaaaaagtttgtatctttttggttatgaccttatcttattggaagagctaatcaagatgaagactgtggtgagattatgtgcttttacacttgacaaaaacatgatcgaGTATGGAAAGTTGTTATTTATATGGTGTTTACCGATGATAACATTGTCGACATGTTAACAGGGCAATCCTTTAGGCCAAATTGCAAAATTACATTGAGTTGgcgggtgattaaggattgacaAAATTCCAGTTAACAcacaatatgaatgaaagaccaGGAAGATGAAGACTAgtgaaagacacttataagttgaggtggagaTATCTTGAAAGCAACTCTCAAACGACCgagaagaaatcattgcattatcttctaatgtgagaagataaataaaaaaaccttgagtgggattcctagtcatgaaaaaggggctagatgggagactcggttaattcgaaggtaatgattttgttacttcttttgttctatcttaattgtctatacattgtggatcatatattagatgaatgggatgattgagaccttgaatagggattc is part of the Impatiens glandulifera chromosome 1, dImpGla2.1, whole genome shotgun sequence genome and encodes:
- the LOC124932391 gene encoding protein NRT1/ PTR FAMILY 1.2-like; this translates as MSPKPNTFFLASSLYVKSKPNSSLITGFIQVIVASFKKRNLSFPSNEKDLLYHHDMDPILVVPSEKIRFLNKSCMIEDPNEEDISPNGNALNPWRLCTVDQVEALKKLIMLIPLWSTGILLSVNISQPSFPILQAGSMDRYITQTFQIPAATFSIFTIISLVAWILVYDRILIPVASYILGRPARLSPITRMGIGIFLSFLSMVVGANVEGVRRSVAIREGLVNNPKGMVPMSVFWLVPQYVLMGVAEALNMVAQTELYICELPKGLASIATNLSTISIGLGGILASFIMTTIDGITKEGGNESWVSSNINKGHYDYYHWVLAGLSLVNAFYFMVCRKHYYASSRMN